A region of the Acidobacteriota bacterium genome:
TAACCGCCGCGTAAGCGTCGCGGTCAAAGACCGCTCCTTCAACATCCCCTCAGTCAATTCAATTGCAAGGCGCTCTAAAGACCGCTCACATCTTTACGAAACTGCTCTAAGAGTAACTTCGTTGCCGCTTTGATTTTCTCTTCGGCAACTTTGAAATCAACCGACGCGCTGCCGACGATTCCCGTTGCCACCCCGCGCCAGATGAGTTTGCGAGTCTCAGGGTCGATAAAATCAACCGTCAACGTTCCCTGAACCAGGCTTTCGATTTGCAGATTGCCGCGCGGTCCCGGCAAACCTCTGAGCGGCACACGGCGGCTTGCGGTTACATCTTTGGCGCTGACGTGATAGGCAACCAGGAAATCGGGCGTACCGCCAAACGATTGATGATAATAGTTGGCTTCGAGCGCCTCTTCCAAAGCGTCTTTGATTTGTTGCGCCATCAGCGTATCACTCGCCAGCGCGTCGGTTTTATCCCGCTCTTCAACTTTATAGTCATAGGTTTTGAGCCTCGATAAATTGACCTCTTTGTCATACGCGCTGTTGATGGATTGGCTGAAAGCAACCTGCGCCGCGAACAACAATCCCATCACCGATAACACCATGCGCAGCGTATTTTTAAACCCTCTGTAAAGCATATTCATAGAACCTCTCAAATCAGTGGTGTTCATCCACCGCTTTCAACTTTCAGGTGGCGGAAAGCGGTGGTAGTTTAGCGAACAGTTTCGCCAATGCTTTATTCACGCGTTTCTTACCTCTGGCTTGATTCGGCGTATAAGCGTCTTTGGCGCGTCCCCTCCAGACAAGCGTGTTGGTCGAAACATCAACCAGGTCAAGCACCATGCGGGCAATCAGCAGGGCGACCATCTTTGGTCCATAAACCGGTTCGTGTTCGCCCCATTTCTGCCAGTCGGAATTTTTCATGTATTCGACCGCGCCTTCATTGATGTAACCGTCAAGCGAGGCGTAATAGATAACCTTGAGGTCGGCATTGGCTTCCACCTTTTTCAATCCCCGGCTTTGCAATTGCCGGTCTATCTCATTCACAACCAGTTTATGAATTTGCGGATTGTTTGCCGGACTCCCTTTGCCCCAGGCGTAGGTTTTGAATTTCGTGAAGTCGCGCGTCTCATCATAGACGACCTTCACGCTTTGCGCCTGCACCACAAAGGGAAAGACAAACAGAACCGTTGCCGCTAGAAAGACGATTTTTTTCAGGTGAAAGCGGCTCTCCGGCAATCTATCAGTTAAGTTTTTGAGCCAGGCTTCGCGCGATGTGTGCATTCGCGCATTTGCAAAATTGAAAGCGATGAATCGTGATGAACTCAGTTTCATCCTTCACCTCCCCTCGCGCTGATAACCAAAGTTTTCCGTGATGAGTTGCAGCGATTCCTTCGGGTAATCAACCACCGTGCGCGCCGTATAGGTCAGCCCGGCTGGCAATTCGCTGAATTCAATCACCGCTTTCACCGGCTGGTTTTCAAAGAACGTGGCAATCTCGACGCGCCGTTGTTTGCGGCTTTTGACATCAATGAAAATGCGCATCACGTCGCCGCGTTGCAGTAAATGTTCGCCCTGAATCTGCACCATGCCTTCATTTAATTTGGGCGTGATGGTTGCGCTCGCCAGAAACGCCTGCATTTTTTCAGGCGGTAATTGACTGTAAGCTTTGACCTGCTCGCCCAGTTTATTGACCATCTCAATAAAATCATCTTTCTTCTTTTGCGCGATGCGTCCGATGAGTGGTCCTTTCGGCAGTGACGGTTCTGTGGCGCTGATTTGTCGTTTCTGGAGATTACCGTTGGCGTCGTAACGCATCTCGAAAACCTTTGTGCTTTTACTCTCGCCATTCTTTTTGACTTCGTTGCGCGACTTCCAGGCGTATTGCCTTAGCGCCTGTGCGTTCTGTTGCTGCGAGCGGGCGAAAATCTCTTTGAGTTGCGCCGGGTCTTGCGCCTGAGCGACGAGATTTCCCAATAAAATCAAGGTAATTATCGACACCAAGTTAATTTTAAATTTTGTTTTGTAATCACTGAGTTTCATAAACATTCTCCTTCTGCATTGAGTGAGTTGAGCAGAAGCGGGTCGCTTCCGCTCAACCCGGGTAGATTTATTTAGGCGGTTGCGGGAAATTCTGGAACATCTTGGCGAGCGCCGTATTCAGATATTTCTCGTTCTTTTCCTGTTTACTGCTGACTGTGGCGCTGGCGGTTCCGCGCCAGACGAATCGTTTGGCGCTTACATCACCGATATCGATCATCAGTTGTCCCACCGGAACTTTGTTTACAGTGGCGGTGCCTGATCCCATGCGCCAACCGCCGAAGGGTCCGCCGCCCCAGCTACTCACGGAAACCTGCGTATCGGTTGCCGCGTGATAAGCGACGATCAGGTCAGGGTTGCTATCGACCTTGCGCAATCCTTTAGCGGCAAGTTGCGCTTCGACACCGGCGACGATACGTTGGTGAACCATCGGGTTGGCGGCTGGCGTTCCCATTGCCCAACTGTAGGTCTTATACTTCGAGAAGTCTGCGCCTCTGTCATAATCCACATTCACTTTTTGAGCAAACGAACTTCCTGCAAGCAGCAGCAGAAAGCATAAGCTCACGAATCCTTGCGAAATTTTCATGTTGGTTTCTCCTTTAACTTTCATTATGGTTTCTCCTTTAAGTTGATTCATTTTCCTGTTCCTCCGAGTTATCGAAATCGTTTCTCGAAACTTATGCGCGGCTGTTCTGGCTACTGTGGCGCATCTGTGTCTGCATCAGTTTTCTTTTTCTTTTGGCGTTTCTTCTGCCGAAGATGTTGAAAAAACTCCACACCAGAATCATTGCGCAGAAGCCTGTAAACAGCAGCATGACAAGCAAAATCAGTTCAAACATACGTTGTGTGCCTTCTCCTTTTTTTAACGACAAAGTTGTTTGCAGGCGGCGCTGCAATCGCATCGCAAGCAAATCGCTCATCCGGCTTTGCTACCTGAGCGCTTGTTGGCGACGGTTGGCATAAGGGCAAACTTGTTGCCAAAGCAATGGATTTTTCCGGCTCTGGATTTAAGCCAATGAAGCAAACGGAGTTAGCCTGAAAAATCGGGGAGTCGAAGAAAAATGACCATGCCGGATTTCGCATTTTTTATTGCCGAAATGTCGGCAAACGCCGAAATGTCGGCTTTAGTTTTTCGTCACTTCAGCGCAATGACGCTTGTTACTTTTCCACCGTTCAATCACAACCCTCACTGATTCAATCGCTTAACTGAAAACGCAAAAATCAAGGCGTTGTGGTAAGCGGCTTGCCTTAACTCTGACCCGTAAAGGAAAGAAAAAAATGTTGAAGATTAGTTGTTACCACAATGAAGAGACCGTGATGTTGAAACTCGAAGGCCGCTTGATGGGCAAATATGTTGAAGAGTTGCGGGCTTGTTATCAAGCCGTTTGCCAGGCACAGACGGTTCAACAAATCTGTCTGGATTTATCGGAAGTCACCTTTGTTGATAGCGATGGTCGGGGGGCACTGGCTTTGATTCATAACGCCGGCGTCGAAATTCTGGCGACCAATGTATTAACTCAGTTTATCGCCGAAGAGATCGCCGCTCACGAAAAGCAGCCGGTTTAATTGTTACTGTGCAGCAAAAATTTTTGGAGGAACCACAAAGATGCAACCGAACCATAAAACCAATCATAAGATGATGGCGACTGGACGAACCGCGCAATCAGACAACGTCGATATAGTGTTGCAATTTCTGTTCACCATCCTGGCGTTGATTTTTCTGGTTATCCAAACAGTCGTGGCGCAGGGAACCGCTAACCCTCGGTTTCAAGAAGCAACTTCTACACAAAAACTGCCGGTCGTTGAATTTTTCAACAACCATTGAGCAGCATCATTGAGGAAACCCAGATGTCTGGCAAAGCCGTTCAATGTAAACAAGTTTTCGTCAAACTTTGTACTGTCTGTGGCGCAGGCGTACTTGCCGATAATCAATTCTGTCGTCAGTGCGGGGCGCAACAAGATAACCCAGACTGGACGGAC
Encoded here:
- a CDS encoding DUF4136 domain-containing protein, encoding MKVKGETNMKISQGFVSLCFLLLLAGSSFAQKVNVDYDRGADFSKYKTYSWAMGTPAANPMVHQRIVAGVEAQLAAKGLRKVDSNPDLIVAYHAATDTQVSVSSWGGGPFGGWRMGSGTATVNKVPVGQLMIDIGDVSAKRFVWRGTASATVSSKQEKNEKYLNTALAKMFQNFPQPPK
- a CDS encoding DUF4136 domain-containing protein, with product MNMLYRGFKNTLRMVLSVMGLLFAAQVAFSQSINSAYDKEVNLSRLKTYDYKVEERDKTDALASDTLMAQQIKDALEEALEANYYHQSFGGTPDFLVAYHVSAKDVTASRRVPLRGLPGPRGNLQIESLVQGTLTVDFIDPETRKLIWRGVATGIVGSASVDFKVAEEKIKAATKLLLEQFRKDVSGL
- a CDS encoding DUF4136 domain-containing protein — protein: MKLSSSRFIAFNFANARMHTSREAWLKNLTDRLPESRFHLKKIVFLAATVLFVFPFVVQAQSVKVVYDETRDFTKFKTYAWGKGSPANNPQIHKLVVNEIDRQLQSRGLKKVEANADLKVIYYASLDGYINEGAVEYMKNSDWQKWGEHEPVYGPKMVALLIARMVLDLVDVSTNTLVWRGRAKDAYTPNQARGKKRVNKALAKLFAKLPPLSAT
- a CDS encoding STAS domain-containing protein, whose amino-acid sequence is MLKISCYHNEETVMLKLEGRLMGKYVEELRACYQAVCQAQTVQQICLDLSEVTFVDSDGRGALALIHNAGVEILATNVLTQFIAEEIAAHEKQPV